The genomic window AGCCCACAGACAAATAGTACAGGCTTTGGGTTAAGCCTGCAGGTTGTCTATCTTCCTTAATTGTTTAGAAGAATTCATAACAAAACCATCTGGGCTTGGAGAAGGTATTTAATACCTTGTAAGAAGGTATTTAATCACAAGTTCAATTTCATTAATAGATAGCAAACCGGAATAGTCCTATATTTCTTGTGTGAGCTCTGGCAAACTGTTTTTCTAGGAAGTAGTCCATTTTgtctaaattttttaatttattagcaTAAAGTTATTTATAGTGTCCTCTTTTATGTTATTAATGTTTGTAAGATTTGCAGAAATGTCTcctttttcattcctgatatAGGTATTTTGTAAGAAATGTTTTTGATAATCTATCATTGGATCAGAGCCCttgtgggacagtggttaagagctacggctgttaaccaaaaggtcagcagttagaatccaccagctgctccttggaaaccctatggggcagttctactctgtcttatagggtggctatgagttggaattgaccctacAGCAATGGCTTATCATTGGATCAactgatgaataaataaactatgatatatagatacaatggaatgttattcagccataaaaggaatgaagtagtGATAtaagctacaacatggataaaccctgAAACCatcatgctaaatgaaagaagtcagtcacaaaagaccacatattgtatgattcaatttatatgaaatatccagaagaggcaaacacatagagacagaaagtagaatagTGCTTGCCTACGGTTGCAGGATccgcatttcattctgttacacacaagGACGCCATtactcagaaccaactcaatggcgacCAACAACAATGGTTGGGAGGTTTGCTGGGAAATGGAAAGTGAATGCTAAAGGGTACAAAGTTGCTTTTTTGGGgtggtgaaaatgttctaaaatttgtTATAGTTATGGTTGCATGACTCTGTGAACATACCAAAAATCACTAAATTGCATGGTATGTGAATTagatctcaataaagctgtttaaaaaatttATCATTGGACAACTTGACTAAATGCTCTTTTTTGTTCAAAGCAACAAATTGGAAACTACCTAACTTACAATACAATTTGTTACCCAGTAGTTCATCTTTTAACCCCAATACCAGTATTTCAATTGTCCCTTTCCTTGGTATCCCAGAGGTTTTTTCCTGCTGGGGCACTACACAATGGAACCAGCAAAGAATTTTGACCACTCAAGTTCTCAGCAAGTCAATTTTAGGAACTATTTCATATGAAAATACGCTTGTGTATCCTTAGACAAGCCTCTGCATATCCCCAGGGATACAAATGTCCTAGTTTGAAGGCCACTGCACTAGGCTATGGTGTCTCTCAGTATAGGCATGTGGTGGAGGGAATCAGTTATGTGCTATTGTCTGCTAGCTGTATGGAGATGAACTCCATGGCAGAGCCCTTCACGAGCCAGTTAGGATCAGCGTTTGGGTTGCTGACCCAGACACGGGTACATCTTCAAGGTCAGCTCCAGTCCAGGATGTTTGAAGGAGATTTGGCCATGGTCTCATTCCAACAAGTCTGTGATGTCTGGAAACCACAACATTCTAGAGAACTGCCTAGACAAAATAACTTTAGTGTCATTTGGTGACACTGAACTAAATGTTGCTTTGCTGTACCTGAGGCTGCCTGAGCAGTTTCTGGCAGTTCAAGGAGGATTTATACAGCTGGGAAACTTGATCCCTCGCCTTTCCCCTTTTACTTTTTTGTGGGCGAATTTAATCTTTGTACCTGCCATGTCTGCTGAGTGTATAATTAGCATGCTGACATCTGAGCAGCCGCGTTTCTCAGCTAGCTTTATTTAGGGGTGGAAATATTTTTTACTTTGGATAAACTTAGGCACCCCCCTTAACTTCCTTATTTATTATCCTGAATTTGACAGCTTTTTAACCTTTAAGTATGTGTGTCAAGGGCACAGTAATATGTTCTTGTTATTTTACATGTAATCCCGAGGTCTGCTGAAGTTACTCTGTCCTTTTATACGTGAAATCGGTTCGAAACTCCCATTCTATGGATTATGCAAAGGCCAGTGTCCTCCTCACAAATTTCCGAACACTTCCAGAAGACTTAGGGTCTCCTGGTCACCTCTGACTCCAGCTCCCATGATTTGTATTTGTTTGGGGATTGTCCCACCCTCCCACTCCTACAGTCCCTCTTCCACCCCAGGTCAACCTAGTCATGGACATCAGAACTTGTCCTTGTTTGATGGTGTGTACGGGTGGGGAAGGATCGCCAAATCACATGTGTCTAGCAAACCTCAAAGGAAGTTTGGGGAGAATGGAAGGATTTACCTCCAGGcaacacaaaccaaaaccaagcccgttgctgtagagtcaattccaactcatggcaactccatatgttacagagtagaaccactccatagggttttcttggctgtaatcttttaggaAGCTGgttaccaggcatttcttctatggtgccactgggtaggtttgaacctccaacctttaggttagtagttgagcataagCCACTTATGCCACCTAAAGACCTCCCAAGCAACACtcggaaaaaaacaaacccgttgctgtggagttgattccgactcatagcaaccctatgggacagagtagaactgaaagcctgaaatctttacagaagcagactgccacatctttctcctgcagagtggctgatggatttgaaccactgaccttttcattagcagccaagtgcttaaccactgagacacaGGGTTCCTTCCCAAGCAACACAGCCATCATAAAAGTAAATGTCAGGcatctgtattcttttttttttttttaattaatttttattaagcttcaagtgaacatttaccattccaatcagtctgtcacatgtaggtttacatacatcttactcccttctcccacttgctctccccctattgagtcagccctttcagtctctcgtttcatgccaattttgccatcttccctctctatcttcccatcccccctccagtcaagagttgccaacacactctccagtgtccacctgatttaattagctcactcttcatcagcatctctctccccccccactgaccagtccttttcatgcctgatgagttgtcttcggggatggttcctgtcctgtgtcatcagaagttctggggagcactgtctctgggattcctctagtcgcagtcataccattaggtgtggtctttttatgagaatttggggtctgtatcccattgttctcctgctccctcaggagctgtctgttgtgctccctgacagggcagacatcgattgtggccgggcaccaactagttcttctggtctcaggataatgtaggtctctggttcatgtggccctttctgtctcttgggttcttagttgtcgtgtgaccttggtgttcttcctttgcctttgctccaggtgggttgagaccaattgatgtatcttagatggccgcttgttggcatttaggaccccaggcgccacaattcaaagtgggaagGCATCTGTATTCTTAAGGTTCTTCCACAACTTTTCTACCCCAGTTCCAGGCTCCTGCATATCGCTCCATCTTCtatcttcttccctcttcctttcttATCTTTGTTCTGACTTTGCTATCCGTAGCAAAAGCCAAACATCCCAATTTCTTAGAGAAATTCATTTCTCCATGTCCTTCCCCAGCTCTAGATTTTTGTCTGTATATCTTAAGTTACCAAGctaaagctttaaaaaaacaaaaacaaaaaacgtaGGTCTCAGTCAACCATTCTTTTCCTTCTCAGTTTTAGATCAGAAATTAAGGGTAcggatttttatttgtttttaataataataataataaagccctAGGAGAACAAGGTAATACATATTAATAGAATAACAGGATGGCAGAAAAAATCAAGCCAGTCAAcaccatttactgagtgcctggcATATTCCAAAGGCATGGgtagtgcaagtggtttgcaatccgctgctaagctaaaggctagcagttcaaacccacccagcagctccgcagaagaaaggccaggcaaaccacttgcataaagattacagccacaaaaaccctatggagcagttctgctctgtaatacaTCAGTCAggggtcgactcaatggcagctaacaacgaccaCAGCCATGTTTCAGGCACTGAGCTAGCAGCTAGAGCAAAAAGAGAAGCATTAATCAAATATAAAAGCAAAATGCTTATGAAGTGGCGAGCACCAGGAAGGAGGGGTGCAGGTGCTGTGAGAATGAAATGCTACCTATTGGGGAGGTCAGGGAGTTTTCTGTGAGGATGTGGCTGCAGAGCTGTGATCTGAAGGCCAAGTAAGGGCTAATTCGGGGAGGGGAGAAaagagcattccagacagagggaccAGTCCATATAAAGGCCTTgtgacaacagagaaccctgacaaaggagggaaagaaggcccGTGTGGCTGGGGCTGCAAAAATGAGGGGTAGGGGAGTAACATCAGGCTGAAAAGGTGGTCAAGGCAAGGCCATTAAAAGTTTTAAGCAGGAGTGTTAGGCTCAGAGTTGCACGTTGAAAAACACACTCTGGCTGCAGTATGGAGAATGGTTTGGAATGTTAAAAAGGCTTGTAAGGAACTGTCAACTGCCTGGAGCACCCCTTTGGAGACTAGTGATTGATATAATTATTTAGGGCAGTGTCTTATCTATGCGGATGTGTGTGttttaacataatttttaaaaatgaaataaatatgtcTACACACACAGGGATACATAGTTGAAAATACCAAATAGTTATCAACTAGCACtcatactattgttgttgttgttacgtgccattgagttggttctgactcatactaatactattaaaagaaaaaaaacattgccattgagttgattctgactcatagtgacactaatATTATTAGGCTTATAAAAAATAGCAATCACCTTGACCATCCCTTCCCACACCATTTACATCTTCCACTAGGGGCCCCTTCTTCCACTCTTCACTGTTCATCTGgtatttacttcctttttttcttcttgcatAATATGCTTAAAGtggtatttctttatttttcagcTTTAGACATTAACAGTTTACTTCCTGCtatcgacgacactgggttttgatgggatggaaaaaaaacattTCTTGATCTTACTCCATATCCCACTCCCTCCTCCAACTCTTTTCTTATCCAGCCAAAAGCGAACATTCAAAGCATCACAAacacttcttttttattcttctcaTATAGGAAAAATGCTCTGACTCATTTATTATCTGAAAAATCCATCAATCAGTAAAGACAGAACCAGTACATTTCACTATAAATTTATACCTTTGTGAGGACAAAAGTACCTTCACTGTACATTTGCCATGGGCATATTTGAAGCAGTAAGGGCTTTTACCCCTTTAGGCaaaaactaggagccctggtggcgtagtggtcaagcgCTTAcggcattcaaacccaccagcctctttgcAGAACAAAGatatggcactctgcttccacaaagatttcagtcttagaaaccccatggggcagctctactctgtcctatagggctgctatgagttggaatcgactcaagagcaatgggtttggcttttggttttggaagCAAAAACTGCCAATTTTTTAAGCTGGCATAAAAATATTCAAGGAAACTACGATTGAACTCTGTGTTAGAAGGTATAATAACTCCATTTGcactgttgttgatgttaggtgatGCTGACAGACttcggctcacagtgaccccgtgtgacagagcagaactgctccataggatttcacaggttgtaatctttatggcagcagatcaccaagtccttctcctgtggagccgctgagtgggttgaaatcgccaaccttttgtttagcagccgagtgcttaaacaTTATACCAGCAACCCTCCTTTCATTTGTACTAGGAGGCAAAAAATAATATCTATAGGACTAGTATCTTAGAAAAGAAGTTTCAGAAAGGTCATTAATTGAGGATAATATTATATATCAATGGTGTAGCAAAACAGGCCTCTCACATGCTGCTGCTATGAGTGTGGGTCAGGAAATAAGTGTGTGAATCTTACCCAGagtttaaagaaataaatcatATATGTCTGACCCTCAGAGAAATCAGTCCCAAGGAAATACTCAGAGATAAAAATGATTTAAGCACAAGAATATTCATGACAGTATTATTACAATACTGGAAAACAATTTCGATACTCCAAAAGTAGGAAAATGGTTAAATTATATAACATCTACAGACTGGAATAATATAAAATCATTTCATTCATGTTTCCAAAGAACATTTAATGCTGTGGGAAAATGCTCATGAtatgttaaatgaggaaaagttgAGGTGGTCAACAGACATGTAAAAATGTGTGATATACACCTATGTAAACATATTATGTATGTAAACATAcacaaaatatatacacacactctaaGTTTTTTAAGTGTACAGAAAAAATTCTTCTCCCAATGTTGTCTGCTACCCATATATACTTCAGGATCACAGGGGGAGcttattaaaaatacagattcttggGTACCACTCCAGACCTACCAaattagtctctctggaagcagaGTCCAAGGGTCTCCATCTACCTACTCACTCTGAGTAATACTGTCTCACACCTCAGTTGAGGACCACTGGACCAGAAGTAGTAGCTCTCTCTGAATGGTGGAATTATGActaattctttctcttttatcgaacctttttaaaaaaattctttaccGAGCATATGCTGCTTTTATGattaaaaagtcattaaaagCTTATGAATATTAGAAAACAGAGCTGACTTAGGGTGTATtctgaaatcgacttgacagcaatggatgaTGATGAAACACCTTTAAAACGTGGACAGTGTTATTTCTCATCTACAACAAACAGGTATCTAACGATTCCTGACATGTGAAAGTCAGTTTAAGACAGAGAAAATACTATGCTAAGTGTACACATGCAATTCTTACCTCAATAAATTGTGCAGGTAaaagatataaatataataattttgaGAAGTATTAAGGACCAGCACTTCTCAGTGTTCCAAGATGTTCCTTGGCAAAAAAGAGGGTTCAGTGATCAAATAAGTTTGGGGCACGATTTACATAGTATAATACCCCCTAAGAGTCACAGAGCCCATGAGCAGATCACAGGCTCTGAGAGGTCCGATCTAAGCTTCATTCTCCGTTCTAGCTCCACAAATTCTTGGAATGATCTTATTATTAAGAACAAATTCTAGGCCAGAAGAGGGTCCTAGAAAGAATTCTCACCATGGACTGATACCCTACGTTCGATTCAACCTATCAATTTGTTCCCACGTTCCCATGGTCTCTAAAGGCTTAACCCACATATTAATGTATGTACGGCTGGATTCTAAGGGCACAGCTCAAATCAGTTACCAAGTAATGCTTAGAGGCAACAAAACTTAGTGCCAGGCTACAAGATTAGGAAAACATTTGAAAGAACggtatatttattttgtttacctATCTGTCCCTAGCATTAGACTGTGTGCTTGGGGCTGCAATTTTGTCttacattcatttatgtattaccAACACAATAAAGCATGACATTTAGTTGGTACTCAAAGAATGGTGCACTCAAACAAGGTGATTAAAAGTTTTTTGATAAGTACAGTATGAAATGGGGTAGGCACAGATGTATGTCCTAAAGTTTGCACACTAAttatatcaagacttcatttaaTTCAATTAACTTTCTGAGTGCTTACTAGGTGGGCATTTCCAAGAATGTACTGGTGGCCAAGACACACTCTCTATGCTCAAGAGCTCCATGCAGTAGAGATATCAGTCATTATAATAGAGATATTTGCCATTCTCTCATGTACAGTCCTGGGCCACAGCAAATATAAATGCATGCTTGTTTGGACTGAGTTTGGAAAACAAGTTGCACTTTAAGTTTGGTCAAATTTTAGTACTTTGAGAGCTGAGAGCTTAGAGTAGGACAGAATCAGACCATTCTAGAGACTGCTTCAGGATGATTGAGATCTAGGGTAACCAGATCAATCCCGACCATCACTACTTTGGAGACTCCGGAACTAGACAGAATTTTGACCAAAGAAGCTTGAGAACCCAAAGGAATTTGACACTATCAAAATGTTTCTTAATGCGTGTACTGTAAAATTCTCTAGTTCTTGTGATGTTAATAGATATTACATGGTGCAATAGGAATGAGAAAGGGCTTCAACAGAGTTGACATATCTCTGTACTATGCTATGCTCCTTATATGCCTTGTCTTGTTTATCTTCCTAACAGCCCTATGAAGTAGATcttattatttttcccattttaaagataaacAAGCTGCAGCAACATGCTGCAGCCCTCACAGCTCAAAAGGTAAAGAATGGGATCTAGAAATCAAGTCTTTCTGGCCCCTAAGACTGGTTTATGATCACTCAAGCAATACTTTTTCATATGGTGATGGATACTACAACACTCCCAGAGGGACACATAGCATAACAGGTTTCTCCAACTGATTTGATTAGGGAGTCCTTCTGAATCAACCAGCGCTCGAGACTAGCTTTCTGTAGAAAACATTTTGAGAAATATTCTGGGGCAAAGGAGTCAGAgataacccatggtggacagacgATGGACAGCTCAGAAGGACAAGTTATTCTAGAAAGGGCGCTTATTAAACTTGTGCACAAAGAAATATTAACAGGGATATATAAATCAAAGCTCAGTTTAACAGACATCATTTCTTTACCTCCTGATTCATAAGCTCCAGCTGATGGCTCATTTCTTTCAAATAATATTTGCTGTTACACTCCAATTCCAACATATTCACTTAGCTAGTTCTTTAGGATTGGTTGTAGGATTTGACTAGTAATTCAACTGGTTATGTTACTCATTTTGATAAGGTATATTCACATTGGAAGTACAAGTTTTAACTTGCTGTGTATCTCAACATGTCTGCAATTTGCATTTTGGGATGAGATAATTCTTCATTGCACAGGACTGACCCAAATTTTGCAGGACATCTAACATCCCTGGCCCCTGCCCACTAAGTACCAGTAGCGCCCCCAAGTCATTGTGACAACAAGAAAAACATTCCCACAATTTCAAAGCCCCCCAGGGGTGTGGTATCACTCTACCTGAGACCCTCAGAGTTACAGCAAACCAGGAAGTTCAGTAAAATATACATTGAAAGAGAAACACCTAGCCTGACCCTGCATTCAGTTTCCCAGCAAAGACTTCAAGATTTAACATGCTGTCTCCAATCTTACATGTTCAATGCCCCATTACATTTCTCTCTATTGTTAATAACAAGAGCAGATTCAACACAAACTGCCAAAATATCCCGAGCCCTTTGCCAATAATAGCAATAAGGCTGGGCAGAAGTTAAACACGGGATTGTATGGGGTATTGGCTTATAGCTGAGGCAGTAGTCACAAAACAAGAAGTGTATCTGAATAGCCTATCATTTTGTCAAATATGAACTTTAAAGAAAAGAAGGAtgcctgttctttttctttttaaaattatttattatcaaAAAGCTTGCTCCCTCTTACTGCTGAGTCAGTTCAGCAATGCAGCACCACCCTTTTtagggttattaaaaaaaaaattttttttttgttattaggcCCCAAATAATTTATTAGGCCCCaagaccaaacaaacaaaaaacccagctgGACTGGAGGTTCAGTAACATACCCACTGACGTGTCAATATGCATTCAGGAACACTGgtttcattttttgattggaaTGCCAATCACCATAAAATCTTCTGCTAGAGTCACTTCTTGGAGATCTAACACTGATTCAGCTTGCTTTTTCAGTTCTGCAATACCATCTGTTTCTCCTTCTCTGgccaaggcaactggtttgtacCTCTGACTGAAGTGAGTCAGAACCAGCCTCTTTGCTTGGCACAACTTTGCAAATGTTGCGGCCATCTGTGGTGTGCTATGGCCGTGTTCCTTTGCTTTGTCCATCTGGGTATCATCCAGGGTCGCTTCGTGGATCAACAGGTCTGCTTCAGAGCACAGCTTCACTCCTCCATCACCCACGACCCCTGAACAGTCACCTAAGATGCAGATTTTTCTTCCAACAATAGGCGTTTTTAAAACATCTTGGGGAAAAACTGTAACCCCGTTTTCCAGAACAACAGAAATTCCATTTTTCAGCTTCCCATAGGCAGGACCGGGTGGAACACCTAATGATGAAGGCAGATAATATTACATCATGGGAATGGAATTTATGGCTTCCTAAAGGAGTCTCTTTTAATAGTACAGCAAATAGCAAATGGAAAAGGCATCCATTTCTTTTCATAATTATTGTGTTTTTACTACTTGTATAAAACTGGAATATttagatatttttttaaatttatttttaacctaTTGATATTAGAATGCCCTAGTACTTAAAGTACTCCCCACATATATGTGTCAGATGAGTTTTAAGCTCCTAAGTCCCACTAAGACTTCATTACAGTCAAAACAACAGCCTCTGCTTCGCATGGGAATGACAGTTTTGAGAGTGCTTTCTTTAATATGTTTATCTTCAGGTAAAATTAAAGAATACATTTAAATAACAACATAATCAATGCCTAATTAAGACAGGTACCTACAAACTGGCTCACTTAATAAAAACATTataaaaggagattgtttggATCACAGGATTAAGTGAAATTTCAGGGAATCATACATAATCCACTTTCTTGGTAGACAGAGGCAGCTCCACATTTACCAAACTGGGCTTAAGTCTCATAGAAATCTAGAATAACACCTAGTCATCATGCTGGGCAAAACCTGTATcaaatataatgtgatcaccaaTTCCAATACAGATCACGTTTAAAGTTTCCAAATAGAACAGTAGCTCTTCATGCTTTTATGTAATAAAACTACCTTTGGccaaagtggaaaccctggtggtacagtggttaagtgctacggctgctaaccaaagggtcagcagttcgatccgccaggcgctcctcggaaactctacagggcagttccactctgtcctatagggttgctatgagttggaatcaacttgacggcaacttttttttttttgccaaagttACTTTTCCTTAGTATCTATCTTTATGTTTTAGttggggaggaaggaaaagatTGTGCAAACAtagaaacaaacatacaaaaacacCACCATGCTTTTTAGAGTCCCTGCTGTGACCATGCCAAGAAGGGCAGTGATGCTGGAGGAATAACGGGCTTGGACGCTGTTTCACAAGACGTGCAGGGGACCCATCTCACGCAGGATGGCCTAGCACAGGGGAGTGTGAAGGTTTACAAGGGGCCCAGCCCATCTTTGTGTGCTTTGCTTCCAACTGTGATGATCCTAGGTATGTAAAATTGGTAGAGATGGTGTGTTCTAAACACCAGATTAACTTAATCAAGGTTGAAAGAGCAGACTGTAGTTGCAAGTTTATTAAGAACTATGGCAAGAAAGATTTCAGGCCAAAGATGTCAACAAAAAGATCTTTCAAATGCAAGGCATATGCAAATAAATGCCCAGATCTAAAACAACCACCACCAGCAGCACCCAAACCACTCCTGCCAACCAAGAGAGCATAAACTGAAGAGAGGACAAACTAAgaatttggtttttggtctgAATAGCATCCTTCTGGCTCCAAGGCTTTCCCTTAACAAATAAGCAAACTTTGGGCAAGGAAATAGAAAACGTATTAGTTTTAGGCCtgggagacaggaaaggaagaatacTATGATACTTGTAATAGCTCCAGTTAACACGAGCGGGATTGatgagaagggggaaaaaaacaaacttacCCAGGTCTTTTAGTTTCTGTGCGTTGAGTTTACCTGGGCGTTTCTTCTCCATGACTGAAAATCCAAAGGAGGGAATTCGGTGAAAGAGGCGAAATGCTTTGACAACAAACTGTTCATCATCAACCAAAAGGTATGAGTTTTCTTCTGAGTCTAACAGGATAGTTCTCCCTTGTCCTTCCTTGGGAGGGCTGTCTGCTCTTTTCACATGAGTGAATTCTTTCTGTTCTTCTGTAGGACACTGATCTGCAGTGGGTACCAGCTCATGGACCACATATGGGAAGACCAGTTCTGTCTGAGAGAGTTCCATGGTTTGCCAGATAAAGTCCCGAAGACCTACAGGGCCATAGATTTCGAGAGGCTGTTTGGTGACCATGGAGCCACTCTGCAGACTGATTGTGCAGAGGAGGCCAGGAAGTCCAAAGAAATGGTCTCCATGAAGATGTGTGATGAAGATCTTGGTAATTCTCCCTTTTGATTAAGATAGAGAAACAACATTGGAAATTttttagaaatgaaaactcaTACAAAGCTATTTGAAACAGGTATAACAATTTATATAAGAAGCAGTAAAATGAATTTAGAAATTCTACTTACCACTATGAACTAACATGTCTGCATTTTTTCACATGATTTCAGAAACAACAAAGATAGACTTTATTTCACTGGATGGTTTTAACATTACTTTTTTTTCATAAAACATCTTCAAATTTTACAGTTTTACAGTTTTCAGAGTATTTTCCTACATATCTCTCATCTAAAAATAAGTGAAATACACAAGTGTACCAAAATAATTTATATACTAGATAGGCCTCAAGTGTCAAAAGCACTGGCAGTCATACTGCCCCCTACTGCTCCCTCTAAGAATGGCAAGCATGTACTTTCAGCAAAACAAATGTTCCACTGGCTCCAAATGACTGGACGAGTGCCCTGAACCCAAAACTGCCTTTTAAGGACTCTCTACGCTGGCCAGAGATTAACCAGCCAAGTCAGATTCTGCTTGTTTGGAAGAGGTTGGAGGGAGAGGACAAGAAAGGAGGGGGGTGAGGGAGGAAAAGGGTAGGGAGGTGAGGGAAacagggaggtgggagaggaatgggctgaggaagggagaggagaggaggtggGTAGTAGACACTGGAATGCAGTTCAGAGATCTGATCTGCTCTGGTATTATGCAAGGGTACTTGGGCTCATC from Loxodonta africana isolate mLoxAfr1 chromosome 11, mLoxAfr1.hap2, whole genome shotgun sequence includes these protein-coding regions:
- the ELAC1 gene encoding zinc phosphodiesterase ELAC protein 1 isoform X1 — encoded protein: MHIFHPRSIPETGDVPRNSERKKSSATSWQESTHSTGWKMSMDVTFLGTGAAYPSPTRGASAVVLRCEGECWLFDCGEGTQTQLMKSQLKAGRITKIFITHLHGDHFFGLPGLLCTISLQSGSMVTKQPLEIYGPVGLRDFIWQTMELSQTELVFPYVVHELVPTADQCPTEEQKEFTHVKRADSPPKEGQGRTILLDSEENSYLLVDDEQFVVKAFRLFHRIPSFGFSVMEKKRPGKLNAQKLKDLGVPPGPAYGKLKNGISVVLENGVTVFPQDVLKTPIVGRKICILGDCSGVVGDGGVKLCSEADLLIHEATLDDTQMDKAKEHGHSTPQMAATFAKLCQAKRLVLTHFSQRYKPVALAREGETDGIAELKKQAESVLDLQEVTLAEDFMVIGIPIKK
- the ELAC1 gene encoding zinc phosphodiesterase ELAC protein 1 isoform X2, producing MSMDVTFLGTGAAYPSPTRGASAVVLRCEGECWLFDCGEGTQTQLMKSQLKAGRITKIFITHLHGDHFFGLPGLLCTISLQSGSMVTKQPLEIYGPVGLRDFIWQTMELSQTELVFPYVVHELVPTADQCPTEEQKEFTHVKRADSPPKEGQGRTILLDSEENSYLLVDDEQFVVKAFRLFHRIPSFGFSVMEKKRPGKLNAQKLKDLGVPPGPAYGKLKNGISVVLENGVTVFPQDVLKTPIVGRKICILGDCSGVVGDGGVKLCSEADLLIHEATLDDTQMDKAKEHGHSTPQMAATFAKLCQAKRLVLTHFSQRYKPVALAREGETDGIAELKKQAESVLDLQEVTLAEDFMVIGIPIKK